Part of the Perognathus longimembris pacificus isolate PPM17 chromosome 1, ASM2315922v1, whole genome shotgun sequence genome, agccttaggaccagcacgcctgcacgtgtgtgtgcacacgtgtgcgcacacacacatgtacattctTGTAATCTTGGCCCTCAGGatgtgaggcaagaggatcacgagttaaagccagcctggacactaTATCTAGAATCtgggtttaaagaaaaaaaataacagctaaACAATGCATTCATTGCAGTTTGAGGTTTGATGGTAAATCTGAGGAAATTGTGAACAGCCTGATTCCAAGCCTCAAGGTTAGATAGTAGCTTTCTAAGAATCTTCTAAGTTACTAAGGTAGGAAAGATTTCTTTTAGGGAAGAGCTTGATAACATTAATGTCTTACTCTTTAGTCTAAGCTGGGATTTGGGAAGAGTTACTTGTGAAATTggtgaagctgggcaccagcggcTTACGCCTTttactcaggaagcggagatctgagggttgcaagcttggctggggcagaaaagtcccagggagactcttatctccaattaaccactcaaaaaccagaagtggttgcTAGCTttgcacaaagagtctcagggacagcacccaggccctgagttcaagcctcacaaccaacaacaaaaaagaagaaattggtGAGAATTACACATTTTCATCCTTTTTGTATTTGAGATTTTTCAATCACTAGACATTTAAACTAGTAAGAGTAGAGAAAGGGAGAATATCTCCTCTTGGGGAGGATGGAACCTAGGGACTCATGTGCTGGTCAAAGCAGGAACTCTGCTGTActgggggcttgagctcagggcctccagctcttccttgtctttttcactctaTGCTtgccccctaccacttgagctacatacagttccacttctggcctttttttggctaattggagataagactctcacagactttcctgtactgggtttgaaccacctcctcaggtctcaacctcctgagtagctaggattacagttatgggCCACCAGCCCCTGCTTAAGCAAGAACTCTTTTCCGAATGTAAATTAAATTTGCCCCTAAGATAATTACATAGaggcttcttttctcctttggctGTAGTAAAATAGGAAATTAGGGGACCATGTGGTTACAAGGTTGCATTCTTAGAAACTATGAGTAACATGAGCTCCTTTCTCAAATGTTACATAggtgctttcttccttttgtcttctgtCTTGGTTGAGCTTTTTGGGGATACTActagagggtttttgttttgttttgtttggtgcttGGGATCGGAACCCCCGGACCTTGCActtggctaggcaagtgcttttgccactgagctacatccagtccagatttatttatttatttttgtcagtcatggagcttgaactcagcctgggcattgtccctgagctcaaggcaagccctctgccactaAGTTGCAGCCTCAGTTCTGACCTAAAGgacatgcttttgttttttcacaTGTGTGGCTATGGgcatgtgtgtgttggtcctgggcttgaactcagggcttgggcactggttactgtccctgagtgtgTACATGCTCtcaggagttctctctctctctctctctctctctctctctctctctctctctctccccctctctcccccctctctctctttctctctcccttcttccctctccctccctctctctctggggcttggactccgggcctgagcactgtacctggcttctttttgctcaaggccagcactctacctcttgagccatagcgccacttccagctttttctgtgtatatggtactgaggaatcgaacccagggccttatgcatgctaggcaagcactctaccattaaaccatattctcagccctgagctttttttcttctcttaaggCTAATAACAgccttaccacttaagccacagttccactctggcttttgctggttaattgggaaatACAAATCttgtgaattttcctgcctggtctggctttgaaccacaatccttagatctcagccacctgaatagccaTTATTATTACAgttgagagccaccagtgcccagctctaagGGGGTTGTATAACTTCTGGTTGGAAGTTTTAAGGAACTCTTCCTTACTTTTGGGCAGACCTTTTAGAACTAAAGGTTTTCCCCTCTAGCTTAGTTTTTCTCCGGCAGGGCACATGTAAGTATGTTCCAACTGTGGCTGAGTTGCCTTGTCTAAAGATGGTAGTGGTGTTTCATAATGTCCATTTTGCAGCTGCAGCCTCCAGTCTCcagagcccagcctcctcctcctcctctgcaagAGGAGACCTGGTGTGTAGTGCACTGGTGAGGTCACTGGGGCTTTAAATAGCCCCTGGCTCTTGGAGTGAGGCCAGTGGGATTTAGGGGAAAGGCCAGAACTTGATATGTGTGGCCACAGGCATGCAAGTTTCTCCTGGCATTGCAGACTGACTTTAGGTTGTGCTGCTGCAGGCCAGGGTTCAGCTGCTGTACCAGAAGCCACTAGGGCCTGGGGGCCAAGGGGTCCTCAGCCCTGGCCTTTGCCAGCTGGTGCTCATGGCTCAGGCTCACAGTGGGCAGTGGTGTGAGGTAGCTCAGGGAGGGCCAAGCCAGGCTGGAGAAGAGGATGAAATAGAGAAGAGATACGTAATACAGGAAGATGAGCTAGGAGACTGTAATGTAAGACAGACAACCCTGCGGGGAGAAGAAAGCATGGAGGGAAGAGTACCTAGCATGCCCTCTGCTCTTGCTTGGTACCGGCTCAAGAGCCCATCAGGATTGGTctctggagagtctcatggaagggGCAGAAATACATTTGACAAAAAGGAACCAGAGAAAGGGAGGGCTTGCCCACAGACACTTAGAAGTGGGCACCCTTTATCCTTGTTGAGGTGGCAGGGCTGCTGTGGTCTGAGGAGTGAGCCTCTCATCCCAATAGCATTTCCACCAGGTGCTGGTACTCCCTTTCCCCACTGGTGCTGATGTAGTTCCTTCACTCTCCTCTAGTTGTGATGCTGAGGGAAAATTAGCTCACTAGAACCAGCAAGTGATGTTCATGTAAATGCCACTTTCTGGGTATTAAGTAATAAGCGAAGCAATCTTTAAATGCGTTGCTTGCAACAAACAGAAAAGTGTTTGTGTTCTGGTGTAATTATCTCCATGTATATAACCATTAAATTAGTGACTACTACCAGTTTAACTAAGTAAGCATGCTCTTGTCCCAGTCAGAAGGGGAGCAGGGCTCAAGTGTAAGGCTCCAGCCCTGAGCAAATAGCTAAGCAaaagcttgaggccttgagttcaggccctgctATCAGATTTTCACAGTCTGCTTACCTCTCCCTTCTGTATTGCTTATTTTCTCCCCAAGTTGCTAAAAGACTAAAGGGTCCCATAGAATCTCCCAGACAAAACTGTTGGCCTGGCAATGTAAAGACGAACTTGACTTGCCATCTTAAGATAGAACTTGATATGTTTTCCCATTACTCTTTCACCTGCCTCTTCTCTTTCTGCTTATGAATCCTTTGGATCCTCAGGTAGATATATTGTGGTGTGTTGGCTGTGGTTGGGCCTGCGACCTCATCAGCACTGTAACAAGTTGTCTTCTCCTCCTGCAGGTGACTGAGCTGAATGAGCCGCTGTCCAATGAGGAGCGAAACCTCCTCTCTGTGGCCTACAAGAACGTGGTCGGGGCGCGCCGCTCTTCCTGGAGGGTGATCAGCAGCATCGAGCAGAAGACGTCTGCAGATGGCAATGAGAAGAAGATAGAGATGGTGCGTGCCTACCGCGAGAAGATAGAGAAGGAGCTGGAGGCCGTGTGTCAGGATGTGCTGAGCCTGCTGGATAGCTACCTGATCAAGAACTGCAGCGAGACCCAGTATGAGAGCAAAGTGTTCTACCTGAAGATGAAAGGGGACTATTATCGCTACCTGGCCGAAGTGGCCACTGGTGAGAAGAGGGCGACAGTGGTGGAGTCGTCGGAGAAGGCCTACAGTGAGGCCCATGAGATCAGCAAGGAGCACATGCAGCCCACTCACCCCATCCGATTGGGCCTGGCTCTGAACTACTCCGTTTTCTACTACGAGATCCAGAACGCCCCGGAGCAAGCATGCCACTTGGCCAAGACCGCCTTCGATGACGCCATTGCCGAGCTCGACACTCTGAATGAGGACTCCTACAAGGACTCCACCCTCATCATGCAGCTCCTCCGTGACAACCTAACGCTCTGGACAAGCGATCAGCAAGACGACGACGGTGGAGAAGGCAACAATTAAGGCCCAGGTGGACTGGCAGCGCACGCCGATGCTACTACTgcagtctttatttttttcccatgagTTGGGGgtcgggtgggggagggaaagggagggctgACCTTCCCAGGGAGAAACCCACGACCTGTTCTGTCTTTGATTGCCTCTTTTGACATTTTTGCCAAAATACCACTAGTGGAAAGTCAGGCTAGCTGTGCTGGAACTGGAGTAGCACCTCACGCAGGCATCCAGATTGTTCTGTAGGTTCGTGCAAGTGGAGCTGTCTGTCTAACTTATTGCCAGGTGATTGGGTGTTAGGATGGAGAAGCGTAAATGGGTGGCCCTCATTCAGTGAGTTCTGTGGTTCCAGTAAGGATTTTTATGTTCACATGCTCTTGTCTTCAGTTTCGGGTACTTCCTGTCCATGTGAGCTCCTTAGCTCTGCTTTTTTTCAGAGTATACGCTGCAGACACAGCCTAGTTCACCCCAAACGGACAGTCTTGGAGCCTAAGGTTTTCTCTACCTTACTCTTCCACTCTGGCCGGCAACAGTATTAACACTAAGTTGCAGTTGACAGTATTTCTGCATTACAGCCATATGTGACACCCAGCCATCGGTTGTGAGCTTTcctttgctgttgcattggctttgCAGGGGCCCTCACTCACCGCTTCCAGGTTGGTGTTGCTGTCTGTCTCCCCCTGTCTGCTGCCTTGGCTGGAACACCTGCCTGAGCAGAATCAGGTGACTCTTGGTTTTGGTTTATAGGTGCTTAGCAGGTGGCTGGGTTCTTCCTTCTTGTACCATGTATTCACCACAAAAGTTGTTGATCGCTTTAGCAGAACTGTTAAATGCAAGCCACCAGAGTCAAGGGGCCTCGGGTCTGCCATCCTTATATGGTGGGATGTTTTCAGAAGGGCTCGGCCCCTCGGGGATCACACTGCCATTTGTTCCTCTGCACCCCCTGTGCCCTGAGTCTTCCCCCACTGTGCCATGGGCCAGGTGCATGGGGGGCTTGGGAGGCCACTGGACTGAAGAGGCTAGCTGGTCTTTTCTAGGTGTGTGGTGCTGTATGGCAAGCCTGGAGCTAGAGTGCCAGCTGGGAGGAGACCCCATCACAAACAGCTACCTGTTCTAGAGCCTGGCAAGTTTCTCCTCCCTGAATCACTCAGTCCCTGTCTTTATCAGGTAGTGAGTGAATGAGCGAGCGAGCGCCTACGTCCCGTCTCACCAAAACTTCTCTTCTTACCGACTTAGCGTGGGGATTGGAGATTCACCCGTCCACAGTCTCTGCGCATGTGTAGTTGAAGGAAGCTTACATGACTGCTAGTTCATTTGCTAGCTGAAGCCCCCTTGTGCTTTCTCCTTTGGATCGTGTGCCTGAACACGACTTGTCGCACGCTGAATGCAGTCCATGATGGGGGTCTCACAAGGTGGGCACATGGGACTTGCCAGCCACTTGCTTTTGTTCAGGCAAGGGGAATGTGAGTAATAATGGAAGAGACTGGCTGATGCCTTTGCCGGTACCAGAATCAAGCTTCCCTCTAGAAATAGGCATGTGTGACAGGGAACGGTGTCTTAACGCTGCACAGTTCAGCGTGACTTTCCTTCCCTAGGGCCCCTCCTCACTAGCGACTGAGGCCCGCAGAAGGACCAAGCAGAGAGAACTTGGCTGTGTCTGTGCCAACAGAGGCCTGGGGTCATTGTCTGTCACCGGTGGAAAAGACATCAGGGGGTGGCTTTCCCTGACTCATCTTGGTGTCCAGTGAGCAGTGTTGTGTCCTTCCTTGTAGTGTTTGGAAATGATTTACTGGAATTACAAAacctatttttcctttaaatttcagCTTTGGCTCTGGCTGCTTTTCAGAAATGATGCAAGATAAAATCTTACTGAGGGCTGGGACTGAAGAGGGAATGGGAGATTTGCTATTTAAGCAGCTtgaatggtttctttctttcctttctctttaaagAAATGCACTTGCCTATGCTCCTGTCTTTCCAGTGAGATGATTACTCCTCCATTACTATCGATACCATATTGTGCATGCCAGTGTTGTGTTTCTATACAGTAGCTTGAAATTGATTAACTTATACTGTAGGTGTTATGTATTcctatgacaaaagaaaaaaacgacTTAAGTCttcaaatttttttaagttttttaatttaattttttttccttttggggtAAAGTTTGCTCTACCAAATAGTGATCGTAACAAATTGATCTGTTTTGGATGTTGCTATAGTGACATGCagctatatattttgttttcttggggggtggggaaggggcaaAAGAAACACCAGTGTTAGTTTAATCTTAATGTCTGGTGTCAGTCATGGTGAAATGATAACTTCCAGTTAGGAGAACGGGACTTTGTTCTCTGAACGAGCCTTCGTGCTTTTTGTCATGTTATGCAGTGAACTCTTTTTAAGGTCTGCTCAGTGATTCTTTTTCCAGCTCCGTGTTTCTCTAAGGAATTATTTCGCACACGGACCATTCTTAGCAGTTTTCCTCAGTGATGGAATATCATGAATGTGAGTCATTATGTAGCTGTCGTACATTGCGCAAATAAACTTACAGATCTGATCTCAGTGCCCCTGGGCTGTGTTTGGTGAGTTTAGCTTGTCTTTTGCTTTTGAAAGTTTGATTGGGTATGGGGTGTTGGGTATGGGGTGGGTGTTGGCTGGGGGTAGGGACTGACTGTACACAAGAAAAGCAAAGGCTGGCAGTATAATCTGCCTAGTGAGTAAAAAGCCCTAAGTTCCATCCCCACTACCGCAAAGAAACAAGATGTGTGCCTTtcaggtggagggaggaagaaaccaAGTTTAAGGCCacctggagggtgtgtgtgtgtgtgtgtgtactgtgctggtggctcacacctataatcctatttaggagatctgaggaccaaagacAACTGGGAgagttaattagagaaaaaaaaaagccagaagtaggggcatggctcaagtggttgaatgctaatCTGAGCAGTaatgggaggccttgagttcaagctccactactgaaaccaataaaaagcagcacaaaaccaaaatcagacacaatgggggggggcggggagctgccAGCTAGATCTCTTTAAGATTTAAATTTCTGAAGCACTTTTCACAGGTGTGGAAACAGGCTCGCCTGTGTTAGGTTGCTTGGCTTTCGGCCATCCTGAGCGCGCCATTGCAAGGGTGGCTATGGGACTAACAGTGACCGAGGGCCTGGATGGGGTTTGACTCCAGCTTTCAGTCCTGCTGATAGGTGTGCTGGCCCCGTGCTGCTGCTGTACTGGAAGCCCAGTGGAACTGGGACATGCACACCCAGCCCCTGTGGGCTTCACTCAGGGCAGACCTGCAACCTTGGGCAAGAACAGACAAGGAAGGGGCAGGGAGGTCACTCCTGGGAGTCATGCTGGGGTTCAGTTTACATCCTTGCCTCCTACTGGGTAATCCCCTGGTAGGGAGAACAGGGGCCAGAACTTGCCAAAAGTATTGGCCCagacaccagtactggggcttgacctcagggcctcatgctctcacttggcttttccctcaaggctggtgttctcctactttagcctgagctggcttttctgcctcgactggcttcaaaccactgctCTCCAGATCTGGGTACCTCGTAGCTAGTATTAATGGGCATGGATCATCAtggcctggcttatttttttattgtgagATGGTATTCTTAAGTTTTCCAGGCTGTCTACATATTACTGAGCCCAAGCTGTCTTTTTGCCTCAGCCCCCCAGTTGTTGAAAGTATAAGAACATAGCACTGCACCCAGATCTTCAGTTTTAAGATTTTCCTGAGGCCAGGTGTATGAAagcatacctataattccagcattcCCTGAGTTCTCAGCCATCCTGGGCTTCATATAGTCACTAACAGGCCAGGCATGATGGTtcaagcatgtaatcctagctacttagaaggtggaGATcaactggatgccagtggttcacacctgtaatcccagcttctcaggaggctgaaatatgaggatcatggttcaaaggcagcccaggcagaaaaatccttgtgaggcttatctccaattaacccctcaatAAAACCggatgtggagctatggcccaaattGTTAAAGAGCACTACCCCCTTAAacaaagtgctcaggccctgagttcaagcttgtgACTGGCCAAAACcagaggggtggg contains:
- the Ywhag gene encoding 14-3-3 protein gamma — encoded protein: MVDREQLVQKARLAEQAERYDDMAAAMKNVTELNEPLSNEERNLLSVAYKNVVGARRSSWRVISSIEQKTSADGNEKKIEMVRAYREKIEKELEAVCQDVLSLLDSYLIKNCSETQYESKVFYLKMKGDYYRYLAEVATGEKRATVVESSEKAYSEAHEISKEHMQPTHPIRLGLALNYSVFYYEIQNAPEQACHLAKTAFDDAIAELDTLNEDSYKDSTLIMQLLRDNLTLWTSDQQDDDGGEGNN